A single genomic interval of Juglans regia cultivar Chandler chromosome 1, Walnut 2.0, whole genome shotgun sequence harbors:
- the LOC109009789 gene encoding inactive protein kinase SELMODRAFT_444075-like isoform X2, whose translation MKEKGGKGNGSSDVGGKVVVVAVKASKEIPKTALLWALTHVVQPGDCIKLLVVIPVLSSSKRTWGFSRFTSDCTTRHWSLQGTSSDQKDDIADSCSHMVQQLHDVYDTEKIKVRVKIVCGVPCGVVAAEAKRARSNWVILDKQLKNEKKYCMEELQCNLVVMKRSQPKILRINLAHLPKIESEVTLDLSSELETSPEHLKSKFEQLNFIKGPAVTPASSPDHESPLTTTDVGTSSISSSDPGASPFILSGISGRKKLKFTTKEDENLDDCDSDTDSDRQSTCSTSSYFQPWMTNILSSSGEYSKHMVKGLERHKGKALTSTYGALMEKLSKLGQDPCIGVLKYRLDLDLSRSVREAISLSRNLPLGPPPLCSICQHKAPTFGNPPRWFTFAELEFATGGFSQANFLAEGGFGSVHRGVLPDGQVVAVKQHKLASSQGDLEFCSEVEVLSCAQHRNVVMLIGFCVEDGRRLLVYEYICNGSLDSHLYGRKRDPLEWSARQKIAIGAARGLRYLHEECRVGCIVHRDMRPNNVLLTHDFEPLVGDFGLARWQPDGDMGVDTRVIGTFGYLAPEYAQSGQITEKADVYSFGVVLVELVTGRKAIDINRPKGQQCLTEWARPLLEKQAIHDLLDPCLRNCYTEHEVYRMLRCASLCIRRDLHSRPRMSQVLRILEG comes from the exons ATGAAAGAGAAGGGTGGTAAGGGAAATGGTTCTTCAGATGTGGGTGggaaggtggtggtggttgCTGTTAAAGCATCAAAGGAAATTCCAAAGACTGCTTTGTTGTGGGCTTTGACTCATGTTGTTCAACCTGGTGATTGCATTAAGCTGCTGGTGGTCATTCCTGTCCTCTCCTCAA GTAAAAGGACATGGGGCTTCTCAAGATTTACCAGTGATTGCACCACTCGTCACTGGTCTCTTCAAGGAACCAGTTCGGATCAGAAGGATGATATCGCAGATTCATGCTCTCATATGGTGCAACAACTCCATGATGTTTATGACACGGAGAAG ATAAAGGTCAGGGTAAAGATTGTATGTGGCGTGCCATGTGGAGTGGTAGCTGCTGAAGCCAAGAGAGCGAGATCAAACTGGGTTATATTGGATaa acaattgaaaaatgaaaagaaatactGCATGGAAGAGCTTCAATGCAATCTTGTGGTTATGAAGCGATCTCAGCCAAAAATTCTTCGTATAAATTTGGCACATTTACCGAAGATAGAATCTGAAGTGACTTTGGATTTATCTTCTGAATTAGAAACTTCTCCAGAGCATCTAAAAAGTAAGTTTGAGCAATTGAATTTTATTAAAGGACCTGCTGTGACTCCAGCAAGTAGTCCAGACCATGAGTCACCATTGACTACAACTGATGTTGGAACGTCATCAATATCTAGCTCAGATCCTGGGGCTTCTCCATTTATCCTTTCTGGAATTTCCGGGAGGAAAAAGCTCAAATTTACCactaaagaagatgaaaatcTTGATGATTGTGACTCTGACACAGATAGTGACAGACAGAGTACTTGCTCCACAAGTTCATATTTCCAGCCATGGATGACAAACATTCTCAGTTCTAGTGGTGAATATTCAAAACATATGGTGAAAGGTTTAGAAAGGCATAAGGGGAAGGCTTTGACTTCCACGTATGGAGCCTTAATGGAAAAATTGTCTAAATTAGGTCAGGATCCTTGTATTGGAGTCCTGAAGTATAGGCTTGATCTGGACTTAAGCAGAAGTGTGAGAGAAGCAATTTCATTATCCAGAAATCTACCACTCGGCCCTCCTCCATTGTGTTCCATTTGTCAGCACAAGGCACCCACATTTGGGAATCCTCCAAGATGGTTCACTTTTGCTGAACTGGAATTTGCTACCGGTGGATTTTCACAGGCAAATTTCTTGGCTGAAGGCGGATTTGGTTCTGTACACCGAGGTGTTTTACCTGATGGCCAGGTTGTTGCGGTTAAGCAACACAAATTGGCTAGTTCCCAGGGTGACCTAGAATTTTGCTCAGAAGTTGAAGTCTTAAGCTGTGCACAGCATCGTAATGTTGTAATGCTAATTGGTTTCTGCGTGGAAGATGGAAGAAGATTGCTGGTATATGAATACATTTGCAATGGGTCTTTGGATTCTCACCTTTATG GAAGAAAACGAGATCCACTAGAATGGTCTGCACGACAAAAAATTGCAATTGGAGCAGCTCGTGGGTTGAGATACCTTCATGAAGAATGTAGAGTTGGTTGTATTGTCCACCGTGATATGAGGCCTAACAATGTCCTCCTCACCCATGATTTTGAACCATTA GTGGGAGATTTCGGACTGGCAAGGTGGCAGCCAGACGGAGACATGGGGGTGGACACAAGAGTAATCGGGACTTTTGG GTACTTGGCTCCAGAATATGCTCAAAGTGGCCAAATCACAGAAAAAGCTGATGTGTATTCCTTTGGGGTGGTACTGGTGGAACTTGTTACTGGGAGGAAAGCAATTGACATAAACCGGCCCAAAGGCCAGCAGTGCCTCACTGAATGG GCAAGACCATTGCTAGAAAAACAAGCTATTCATGATCTGCTTGACCCATGCTTAAGGAACTGCTACACAGAGCATGAGGTTTATCGCATGCTGCGATGTGCCTCATTGTGCATCCGGCGGGACCTTCATTCAAGGCCTCGCATGTCTCAG GTGCTTCGAATACTGGAGGGGTGA
- the LOC109009789 gene encoding inactive protein kinase SELMODRAFT_444075-like isoform X1: MKEKGGKGNGSSDVGGKVVVVAVKASKEIPKTALLWALTHVVQPGDCIKLLVVIPVLSSSKRTWGFSRFTSDCTTRHWSLQGTSSDQKDDIADSCSHMVQQLHDVYDTEKIKVRVKIVCGVPCGVVAAEAKRARSNWVILDKQLKNEKKYCMEELQCNLVVMKRSQPKILRINLAHLPKIESEVTLDLSSELETSPEHLKSKFEQLNFIKGPAVTPASSPDHESPLTTTDVGTSSISSSDPGASPFILSGISGRKKLKFTTKEDENLDDCDSDTDSDRQSTCSTSSYFQPWMTNILSSSGEYSKHMVKGLERHKGKALTSTYGALMEKLSKLGQDPCIGVLKYRLDLDLSRSVREAISLSRNLPLGPPPLCSICQHKAPTFGNPPRWFTFAELEFATGGFSQANFLAEGGFGSVHRGVLPDGQVVAVKQHKLASSQGDLEFCSEVEVLSCAQHRNVVMLIGFCVEDGRRLLVYEYICNGSLDSHLYVLCSDIAGRKRDPLEWSARQKIAIGAARGLRYLHEECRVGCIVHRDMRPNNVLLTHDFEPLVGDFGLARWQPDGDMGVDTRVIGTFGYLAPEYAQSGQITEKADVYSFGVVLVELVTGRKAIDINRPKGQQCLTEWARPLLEKQAIHDLLDPCLRNCYTEHEVYRMLRCASLCIRRDLHSRPRMSQVLRILEG; this comes from the exons ATGAAAGAGAAGGGTGGTAAGGGAAATGGTTCTTCAGATGTGGGTGggaaggtggtggtggttgCTGTTAAAGCATCAAAGGAAATTCCAAAGACTGCTTTGTTGTGGGCTTTGACTCATGTTGTTCAACCTGGTGATTGCATTAAGCTGCTGGTGGTCATTCCTGTCCTCTCCTCAA GTAAAAGGACATGGGGCTTCTCAAGATTTACCAGTGATTGCACCACTCGTCACTGGTCTCTTCAAGGAACCAGTTCGGATCAGAAGGATGATATCGCAGATTCATGCTCTCATATGGTGCAACAACTCCATGATGTTTATGACACGGAGAAG ATAAAGGTCAGGGTAAAGATTGTATGTGGCGTGCCATGTGGAGTGGTAGCTGCTGAAGCCAAGAGAGCGAGATCAAACTGGGTTATATTGGATaa acaattgaaaaatgaaaagaaatactGCATGGAAGAGCTTCAATGCAATCTTGTGGTTATGAAGCGATCTCAGCCAAAAATTCTTCGTATAAATTTGGCACATTTACCGAAGATAGAATCTGAAGTGACTTTGGATTTATCTTCTGAATTAGAAACTTCTCCAGAGCATCTAAAAAGTAAGTTTGAGCAATTGAATTTTATTAAAGGACCTGCTGTGACTCCAGCAAGTAGTCCAGACCATGAGTCACCATTGACTACAACTGATGTTGGAACGTCATCAATATCTAGCTCAGATCCTGGGGCTTCTCCATTTATCCTTTCTGGAATTTCCGGGAGGAAAAAGCTCAAATTTACCactaaagaagatgaaaatcTTGATGATTGTGACTCTGACACAGATAGTGACAGACAGAGTACTTGCTCCACAAGTTCATATTTCCAGCCATGGATGACAAACATTCTCAGTTCTAGTGGTGAATATTCAAAACATATGGTGAAAGGTTTAGAAAGGCATAAGGGGAAGGCTTTGACTTCCACGTATGGAGCCTTAATGGAAAAATTGTCTAAATTAGGTCAGGATCCTTGTATTGGAGTCCTGAAGTATAGGCTTGATCTGGACTTAAGCAGAAGTGTGAGAGAAGCAATTTCATTATCCAGAAATCTACCACTCGGCCCTCCTCCATTGTGTTCCATTTGTCAGCACAAGGCACCCACATTTGGGAATCCTCCAAGATGGTTCACTTTTGCTGAACTGGAATTTGCTACCGGTGGATTTTCACAGGCAAATTTCTTGGCTGAAGGCGGATTTGGTTCTGTACACCGAGGTGTTTTACCTGATGGCCAGGTTGTTGCGGTTAAGCAACACAAATTGGCTAGTTCCCAGGGTGACCTAGAATTTTGCTCAGAAGTTGAAGTCTTAAGCTGTGCACAGCATCGTAATGTTGTAATGCTAATTGGTTTCTGCGTGGAAGATGGAAGAAGATTGCTGGTATATGAATACATTTGCAATGGGTCTTTGGATTCTCACCTTTATG TATTGTGCTCGGATATTGCAGGAAGAAAACGAGATCCACTAGAATGGTCTGCACGACAAAAAATTGCAATTGGAGCAGCTCGTGGGTTGAGATACCTTCATGAAGAATGTAGAGTTGGTTGTATTGTCCACCGTGATATGAGGCCTAACAATGTCCTCCTCACCCATGATTTTGAACCATTA GTGGGAGATTTCGGACTGGCAAGGTGGCAGCCAGACGGAGACATGGGGGTGGACACAAGAGTAATCGGGACTTTTGG GTACTTGGCTCCAGAATATGCTCAAAGTGGCCAAATCACAGAAAAAGCTGATGTGTATTCCTTTGGGGTGGTACTGGTGGAACTTGTTACTGGGAGGAAAGCAATTGACATAAACCGGCCCAAAGGCCAGCAGTGCCTCACTGAATGG GCAAGACCATTGCTAGAAAAACAAGCTATTCATGATCTGCTTGACCCATGCTTAAGGAACTGCTACACAGAGCATGAGGTTTATCGCATGCTGCGATGTGCCTCATTGTGCATCCGGCGGGACCTTCATTCAAGGCCTCGCATGTCTCAG GTGCTTCGAATACTGGAGGGGTGA
- the LOC109009805 gene encoding probable acyl-[acyl-carrier-protein]--UDP-N-acetylglucosamine O-acyltransferase, mitochondrial, translating into MRLLLKLRNPFGSSLSIASLSLQRFSSTLTYVAEDKKAEASESFVHPSAIVHPNAVIGRGVSIGPFCTVGSSARLGNGCELYPGSHISGNSELGERCILMTGAVVGDDFPGRTVIGCNNIIGHHAVVGIKCQDLKYKSGDECFLDIGDNNDIREHTSIHRSSMSSDQTVIGDNNLIMGSCHIAHDCKIGNNNIFANNTLLAGHVVVEDYVHTAGAIVVHQFCSVGSFSFIGGGSVVSQDVPKYVMVAGERAELRGLNLEGLRRRGFTVTEINSLRMAYRKIFMPIDAKSNGFEERLAEVEQHEDLSRIPAVCSMVRSIRDSLAESRRGICKFRHWSGS; encoded by the exons ATGCGCTTGCTCCTGAAACTTCGCAATCCTTTCGGCTCTTCTCTCAGCATCGCCTCACTCTCTTTGCAGCGGTTCTCTTCCACCCTCACCt ATGTAGCGGAGGATAAGAAAGCGGAAGCTTCAGAGAGCTTCGTTCACCCTTCTGCAATTGTTCACCCCAATGCTGTCATCGGACGG GGTGTTTCAATTGGTCCTTTCTGTACCGTTGGATCCTCTGCAAGGCTTGGAAATGGCTGCGAATTATATCCCGGGAGCCATATATCGGGTAACTCGGAATTGGGGGAGCGTTGCATCTTAATGAC TGGTGCTGTGGTTGGTGATGATTTTCCAGGACGTACAGTCATTGGATGCAATAACATTATAGGGCATCATGCCGTGGTTGGTATTAAGTGCCAAGACTTGAAGTACAAG TCAGGGGATGAGTGTTTCCTTGATATTGGGGACAACAATGACATCAGAGAGCATACCTCAATTCATCGATCTTCAATGTCAAGTGATCAAACG GTAATTGGTGATAACAATCTTATTATGGGATCCTGTCATATTGCCCATGATTGCAAGATTGGTAACAACAACATCTTTGCAAATAATACTCTCCTTGCAGGCCATGTTGTGGTGGAA GACTATGTTCACACTGCTGGTGCCATCGTTGTTCATCAATTCTGCAGTGTTGGTTCTTTCTCTTTTATTGGTGGGGGTTCTGTG GTTTCCCAAGATGTCCCGAAGTATGTGATGGTTGCTGGTGAAAGAGCTGAGCTTCGTGGCTTAAATCTGGAGGGTCTTCGGCGTCGTGGATTCACAGTTACAGAG atAAATAGCCTGAGAATGGCTTATCGAAAGATATTCATGCCTATCGATGCAAAGTCAAATGGTTTTGAAGAGCGTCTTGCTGAAGTG GAGCAGCATGAGGACTTGTCTCGTATTCCTGCTGTTTGTTCCATGGTGCGGTCTATTCGTGACTCTCTTGCAGAAAGTCGACGCGGAATATGCAAGTTCAGACATTGGAGTGGCTCTTGA